Sequence from the Terriglobia bacterium genome:
CCAGGCGCCTGACCGCAATGGCAAGATGGCCGACGTGGTGCTCGGTTTTGATAACCTTCCGGACTACATGAAATACAACACGTATTTCGGCGCCCTGGTGGGCCGCTACGCCAACCGCATCGGCGGAGCCAAATTTACACTGGACGGCAAAGTCTATCACCTGCCCGTCAACAACGGCCCCAACAGTCTGCACGGAGGCATCAAGGGTTTTGACAAACGCTTCTGGACCGCTGAAGAAGTCCAGGGTGACGGGCCCTCGCTGGCTATGACTTACTCGAGCAAAGACGGCGAAGAAGGCTACCCGGGCAACATGCAGGCGAAAGTCGTTTATACGCTGGCGAAAGACAATTCACTAAAGATCGACTACAGCGCGACCACGGATAAGGACACTATCATCAATCTGACCAACCATTCCTACTTCAATCTGGCCGGCGAGGGAAATGGGGACATTCTCAAGCAGGTATTAATGATTAATTCCAGCAAAATTACGCCTGCTGACGCCACCCAGATTCCAACCGGAAAGATTATAGACGTAGGGGGCACTCCATTTGACTTCCGCAAGCCCACGCCGATCGGGGCGCGCATCAATGAAGACAACCAGCAATTGAAGATCGGCAAAGGGTATGACATCAACTACATCCTGGATCGCAAAGGTCCCGGACTGGAGCTTGCGGCGCGCGCCTATGATCCCAAATCGGGCCGCCAACTGGAGGTATGGACCACTGAACCCGGAATACAGTTCTATAGCGGGAATTTCCTGGACGGATCGATCCACGGCAAGGGAGGCAAAGCGTACGGCAGCCGGTCAGCCTTCTGCCTGGAAACTCAGCACTATCCGGATTCGCCCAATCACCCTGATTTTCCCACAACCGAACTTAAGCCGGGACAGACTTTTCACGAGGTTACCGTTTTCAAGTTTTCTACAACCAGCCAATAGCCGGGAAAGCGTGCCTCGGGGCCGCATCGCCTGAGTGAGCGCTGACAGGACCAGAAGCTGAATTATGCGACGGCGCGGGAGTTGTGGTCGCGGCGGCTGCGGACCAGAGCCAATGCCTCATCGAGCAGTCGCGAGATGATCTCGCAGTCAAAGGGTGGAGAAATAAAATCGAATGCGCCGTGATTCTGCGCCGATTGAAATACGTCCGGGTCGTTGGAAGGCCCCACCAGCACCACGCAGGTGGGGACGGTGGCGCTATCCGCGACGTTGATGAGGTCAGTCCACGTACCGTCAGGAAGCTGGACGTCTGTAAAGATCAGGTGAGGATGGGTCTGCTCGAGGAGAAGAACGGCCTCCGCCTGGGTCCTGACGCTGAAGGTATCGACACCCAGGCATCGGAGCACGAGTTTAAGCTCCT
This genomic interval carries:
- a CDS encoding aldose epimerase family protein, translating into MFSVLKENSAKGLFALAGLLAVLLAVTGACTTGQQPASENKPLEAGIKRSVFGTMPDGQEVHLYTLTNSSGMQLAITNYGARIVSVQAPDRNGKMADVVLGFDNLPDYMKYNTYFGALVGRYANRIGGAKFTLDGKVYHLPVNNGPNSLHGGIKGFDKRFWTAEEVQGDGPSLAMTYSSKDGEEGYPGNMQAKVVYTLAKDNSLKIDYSATTDKDTIINLTNHSYFNLAGEGNGDILKQVLMINSSKITPADATQIPTGKIIDVGGTPFDFRKPTPIGARINEDNQQLKIGKGYDINYILDRKGPGLELAARAYDPKSGRQLEVWTTEPGIQFYSGNFLDGSIHGKGGKAYGSRSAFCLETQHYPDSPNHPDFPTTELKPGQTFHEVTVFKFSTTSQ
- a CDS encoding response regulator; translated protein: MEGKAFALVVHDRPEPCQELKLVLRCLGVDTFSVRTQAEAVLLLEQTHPHLIFTDVQLPDGTWTDLINVADSATVPTCVVLVGPSNDPDVFQSAQNHGAFDFISPPFDCEIISRLLDEALALVRSRRDHNSRAVA